Genomic window (Pristis pectinata isolate sPriPec2 chromosome 28, sPriPec2.1.pri, whole genome shotgun sequence):
TGCTCTGAAAACGACCAGTAAGAAACAGATGAGAATTGCCTGGGGCAATCTATCTGCTATTTTCTTTGCTGCTCTATAAGGAAGTATTTAGTCTGGCCTTGGCTTTTCCAAGGGTAAGATTGTCATCTCATCTTTGAAGAGCAGTGAGCATATAGTTCCATTTGGCAAACCTAAAGTTTACATTTTGTTAAAAATTTTAGTAGGACACAGTTTATTTAACAGCCTGTCCAAGAGAATATGATTTTCACTCGACTGCACTCTAGCCAACTATTTTCAGTGTCTAATTATTTATCTTGCTGCAGCAACAATTGGAAAAACACGACTGCAGAAGTAACACAGTTGAAAAGGTGATGTTATTGGAAACACAACCCAGAAGGGAGTTGTTTTAGATTTTGCAACTGATGTTCAACTAGACAGAATGAAATATCAAGATGTCAGGAATGTCTGTGAGACAAAACATGAAATATTGGGAATCCAAATCAGAACTAAATAAGAGTAACAAAGCATTTTAGAAAGTTTTTCATGTGTTGTCCACGCCTTTTTCCAATGTTTTCCATTTTAtggtttaaaaacaatttttggcTTTTTATTAATTGACATGAACTTTTACTAATTACCGAGGAGAGCTAAAAAGGTGACGCTGTTAATTAAGATCATTAGGATGTCTGAACTATTATATAGTTCAAGTAAATCAATGTCATTGTCAATCTTGGACAAGACTTGTCAACAAAATTTATTTGTAAATTACAAACTAAATTGTCTTTTAGGATAAAGAATGAGTGAACAATGCTTCCAAATTCATGATAAGGATGTTACTATTTCATAATTACAAGAGTTAAGAAAAGCCTGCCTTTAATACTGAAACTGTACTGTGACCATTTTATGATATATTAACTAAATATAACCTGGAATGGTCTTTGAAGcctgatttaaaaaataaattacaatgaaTATAATTAATAGGTAATATTGTATTATACAGTTCATTAGGGTACAGAAAGATAGGGTCCCACTTTCTATTCACATTTTCCCTTACATTTAACTCAATATTTTGTTCAAATCATCAAAAGGAAGTGCCAGTCAAATGTGTTTTCTGCTGCTAGGATAGAGGCCTAAGATTCACAGAATAAGATTGATTTCTGGGCTATTCGCTAGCATTAAACTTTGAGGTTCATTGGGCTGTAATTCTTTTCTGGAGTGCTAGCAGAATTTAACCCATATGAATATTGATCACTAAACCAGACTTGTATATCAGTAAAAACCCGAAGAATGCACAGAGGAATTCATTTAGGGCATTATTCTGAATTATTTTTTCTTACCAAGAGTACTTCCTGTGAGGATGAATTTACTCAGAATGGAAAGTGGGACGATATCAATTTCTAGTTAGCAATAAAATCCTGGGAATAAATAGctttgaaatattatttctgGGACAGTGATTTCATCGGTGACTATTGACTGAAATAGCCATTTTCCAATGCTGCATTAAAAGTCTATTTTCAAGCAGCAAGATGCTATGACTTTGAAGAACTTGTTTACTGCTGAAAAACACATTCATACTGAAGCGGACTTTCTACCTAAAAGTTGGGATTAGTAAGGACTCCACTGTAAGGTCAGCTACTGCTTCTATGTCTGTTTTGAAGATGTCCGTAGCTCTTACCAGAAATGGTTGTTTGTATTTTCTGAATGGAGTTCTTGCCCTATTCAAAGATGACCTTTCCACTTGAAACTGGGCAGAGGAAAGCGGTGGACTTCCAATAATACATTTGCccaaatttatatttttgttgttCTTGTTGTTTGGGTGCTGGCAGGGAAATTTTCGAGGAAGCTTTCTTGGTCCATATGCTGGTGACCAACTCGGTCCATCCCTCCTACTTTCTTCCTCACCATTAGTATTGTTACAAAGAGGTGAGCGCCTCAATCCAGAGATGTGAGGCAGTCTTGTTAAGCTGGCACTAAAACACGTCTCATTGTGTCTACTTCTGGAAGGATTATCCGGTGAGGAGGCTGGTCTTCCATCCAGGAATCTGGATCGGACACTAAACTTACTCCTGAGAAATGGCATTGAAGGaagtttctgattttcattttcatcagACGATGAGAGTTCATCATCCTCTGAGTATCCATCATCACTTTCTGAGTCTGATATGTATGCAGCCTTTGGGCAAACATGTTTAATATCTGTCACACTGAAACTCCTGCACCTTCTGGTCCTCAAAACCATGTGACCCCTTTGAGGTTTGGTATGACAAGATTCATTATTCATATCATCAGTGTCTTCTCCCTCAAGATCAGTAAACGCAAGCCAGAATGGTGGACATGTTGGGACAATCCTTGGAGTTTCTTGTAGGAATTGGTCTTGCACCCATTTCAATACTTTCTTTTCCAGTGTAAAGTCATACTgtagaaaataaaattgcatatAACATTGATCATAAGCAAAGtaccaatattttttccaaatgcACAAGTAATAGGTGCACATTGTAGAGGTATTGAATTCCCCACAAGGCTTCTCATGATCACCTGTTCTCAGGAACTTCCACAAATCTTCTGCcaatgttgtggataatgtggagtgCCCTTCAGAAACTAATGAGAGTTCAGAACTTTAAGTCAACCACTCATGtagcaaaagattttttttaaatggggataCTTTTAatactttcttttctctctcggTCATATACCAATACATAACTCATAGTAAATTAGCTGTTATCTTATAAAATCAGGAACCATGTATCATGTAGCCCTTTAGGACTACAAAGTCTATTTACTATTTACCTATCATTCAGATTTTAGTTGTTGACTGATCAGGTAGTTCTACAGATTGTAATGAACAACACAGAACCATTCAATGCTTAACATTATTTTGCATCTGTATACAGTTGAATGGTTACATGTACATAATTGTATTTTATATAActaaaacaaagcagaaaaagctTGAAAGACAAAGCTCATTGACTTGAAGCCTGAAACCTACTTCAGCAGATTATGGCACACATTGGCCCAAATTAATAATATTAGTGAACCATCACCAATATTGGGTGTATATCAGACACCAGCTTACAGTGACTGCACATGTTCTGTTAAACATGGTATTCCAAAGATTCGAGTTATCCTTCTCCATATGTTGCACCATAACAGAACCtcaccaaaatactcagcattgtAAGACATGCAACATTGTGCAGTCAGGGTGTTTACCCACTAGATATCTACTAGTCAGAAAACATTGGGGATGGTGCATTTAGGGAACATGATTTTTTAATGTGTTAAGTGACCATTACTGCCAGGCAACCTCTCTAACCCTTAAACTTTAATTTCACAACTGTAGAATTTCATctctgcatgcttagccccctgctctactctctacacacaATGACTGTGTgggtaagcacagctccaatgccatatacaagtttgccaatgacaccactgttgttggatgaatcacaggtggtgatgagtcagagtacaggaacaagataggacatctggttgagtggtgccaaaaccacaacctcttgctcaactaaagagctgattgttgacttcaggaaggggaaggaaggtgaacatgCACTAGTCTACGTTGGggtatcagtggtggagagagtcagcagctttaaattcctgggtgttaacatacctatcctgggcccagcacatagatgcaatcacaaggaagggtgccagcgtctttactttctcaggaagttagggaggtttggcttgtcaccgaacactctaacaaacttctacagatattctgttgaaagtatcctgactggttgcatcaatgtctggtacggcaattcgaatgtgcaggaatgtaagaagctgcagagagtagtggactctgcagaatacaccacaggcacatccctccccaccatcggtagtatctacatgaggcactgcctcaaaaaggcaatgtccatcatcaaagatccccatcatccgggccatgccatcttttcacagctaccatcgggcaggaggtacagaagtctgaagtcccacaccaccaggttcaagaacagctacatcccttcaaccattcggttcttgaaccaactggcacaaccctaatcactacagtttagccacactatgaccactttgatcactttgcactaaaatagccTTCTTTGTTCtaataaaaattgtaaaaattgtgtatgatgtatgtttaatctatgttttttcttgtaaatgctctgtgcctgtgatctcgctgctgctagtaagtttttcattgcacctgtgcatccatgtacttgtgcagatgacaataaacttgactttgactttattcatAAATCAGTTATCTTgagaaatttagaaaaaaacacaaatatttcATACCTGTCTCTTTTACCTTTCTCTTAATTCCATCAttttttcaaatgtttattttACTTACTGTACACAATTTTGTATTGGATTAAATCCGGTTTAAAATTCCAGGTTATTTTGTGTTGCTAAGCGaagattcttcaatctgattggttaaaGAACCTCACTGTTTCTTAACCTGCTTAAAGACACCATAAATCATCTGTAAAGGTTGCAGCACTGGATCAGATGGCAGATTTGAGAAAGTCCCCACTCAAATGCCACAAAAATCTTGTTGAGAACTGTCACTATGATGAACAACATGTGTCACTCCTTTGCCATTAACCCTAAATGGCAAGCTAATGTATTTTGATAGTTGTTGgactggaaaagagaaaagcaTCTATTGGCAATAATTTTGAACTTCATTCTATAACACAAATACTGATTTGAAGCCTCTGCCATTGTTAATGAAAGGATGAGGAATTTGAAGGAAATAGGTGAGAACGTGAACCTAGAGAACAAGCCAAGAAATGGTTAAAAATACAGGATTTTCTTTGTTCTTAAGAATTTAAAAAGAGATAGAAAGTGAACCTAGATCATCTATTTTATGACTTAGAAGAATTCACAACATCATTTCCCTTagtaaaaatgaaatgaaaaaccaAATCTCAGTGCAGTTGATCAATGTCTGAA
Coding sequences:
- the LOC127583891 gene encoding ubiquitin-associated protein 1-like, which codes for MKYSQMINKVTEEGFPITLNDIVPMDLIYIVECIGSATAMSSSENEVCSSLAGTSTYLDEVPFKISQKFQTIALEELTPSSPSFPCVPDCFEILKQTQYDFTLEKKVLKWVQDQFLQETPRIVPTCPPFWLAFTDLEGEDTDDMNNESCHTKPQRGHMVLRTRRCRSFSVTDIKHVCPKAAYISDSESDDGYSEDDELSSSDENENQKLPSMPFLRSKFSVRSRFLDGRPASSPDNPSRSRHNETCFSASLTRLPHISGLRRSPLCNNTNGEEESRRDGPSWSPAYGPRKLPRKFPCQHPNNKNNKNINLGKCIIGSPPLSSAQFQVERSSLNRARTPFRKYKQPFLLLRNNSCLPAPPTTPRPLSSHKCLPDSTADLLLALSQKEQDLIQPVMKQGYPISRVIWAIQNIGQGSTKQILKYLSAWDRLCKEGYKERLVEEAMEIFQNSEEKAEEFLILMTQFDEMGFQHEDIKEVLLIHNNHREKALEELMMRSR